In the genome of Candoia aspera isolate rCanAsp1 chromosome 4, rCanAsp1.hap2, whole genome shotgun sequence, the window gtcccctgggagatcacaatttattttaaaaattatttcaaattcaggcaacttcacattcaagaggcaagtttcattctgatttttagtttcagaacactgaatgcatatatacaggtctacccatgaagcaaatatatttttgtaacttcggcctatatttgagcctcaatGTGCAGGGGTACCcctgggcctgaaaaatatttcaaaggttcctctggggtcaaaaggttgagaaaggctgacccaGACTGTCTGatgcaaatgaccaggctcaaattatcgtaCTTTgggacattatgtgaagacctagctctctggagaaggctctaatgctgggaaaggtggcaggaaaataaagaggatgaccagcagcaaggcaatggactcagttacagtggtggtgAGTGtcctgttgggagacttgaaagaacaggttgagGATAAATTGTCataaagaaaatctatctgtgtagtCACTAgcagtcaaaaatgacttgatggcacataatcagtatcTATAGCTTAGCTAATAACAAAGAAATAAGTAACTTAAAAAATTGTCTCCATCAATCAAAAGAATCTCAGAGGCCCAAATGCAAGTCCACTCCTGGGCCAGCTCTTCTCCCAGCctggcccacctcacagggctgttggcAGGGAGAGAAGTAGGGGAGTGCTACCTATGCTGTGTCAAGCTTTTAGCTGTAACACAGGAATCTCTTTAACCAAatcaatccaaataaaataaGTTGCATGCCAAGCTACTGGTATTTGGGTCAGCAATAAGTCCCTTTAAAGATAATAGGAtgaaacaggaagagaaaggagtaACAAATACTTTTTTGGTACAAATCCTGGTCACATTAGCCAGCAAGTATCTGTGTATTCTAataacttcagcaactttaagatgtgtggactccaactcccagaattcctcagccagccatgctggctggggaattctgggagctggagtccacacatcttaaagttgctgaagttgagaaacatcactgtcttcctttttaaattgtgaatcactataaaatatttttaaaatacacaatttGGTCTCTGAGGAACAAAGCAGATCTGTTTCTCCCCTTCATGCATGGAAGCAAAGGAGCATTTGCTCTCCTCGCCGGCAGCTGCGGCCTGCTGAAACTGTTCCCTCTGTTCAAAATTCCCGCGCTTGCAAAATTCCCGCTTTGACTGACTCAAACTCCTTTTCAAAAATTTCCGCGCCGGCTTTATGGGAGCCAATCGGCTTCCTCCCTTGACTTTGCACGACGCGGAGGATTTTGAACAGGGGCGGAAAACAAGGCGCCTTATTGGAAAGTTGCAGGAGCCGCCGTGCTAGTCTGTGGCAGCCTAAAATCTGGAGGAGCCGCACCGCGCCTTTTCCAACCAGCATCTCGCAAATGCTTATGCTTTTCAATAAAATGTGTCCGTCCGAAAAGGCTGACTCCTGATTCATTCGAAAGTTGTAAGGCTCCCCTTAAGACTAATTTAATGTAACTTTGTGGCCTCTTCTTTTAAACATCCGCTTGAAATAAGAAACATGTTACCAGTCTCTCTCTCGGATGCTTGCTAAGTGAGCCGAATGGCCTTGAAGGCATATCTTACACCTAAACTCGTTAACCTCGTCTAACGAACTACGGGTTGAATTCACACATCTTTGTTCTCTTGAGTTAATCGTCATCCGGATTGCCGCAGAACATGGAACCAGGAGTTAAGCAAagggaccattaaaaaaaaaccaacgaAAGCTAATCAAGCTTGGTGTCCTGGGCTAATGTCGCCGCTAAGTTTCTGCGCGATCTAGtcaagggtgttgtgtgaacaagGCCATGGATGGCATGAATGGAACCGGGCAGCAATATGGGTTTCTAAGTCCACTGCGTCACTTTGTTGGAAGGAAAACTTACCAAGGGTTCGTCCCGAGCTCGGGATGAAGAAACCCGGGCGGTTGCTTGAGCAGAGGTAAAAGTtaattttccaagagcatgtgcagagtgtgTTGATTGAGGGTGGCCACACGTGTGTTTCCCCACCAGCCCCTTCTATAGAGATGTAGACCTTTTGATGTTTATGGCGGGTTTATGGCAAGTGAGAGAGACGGCGGCTGCTTTCGCTGGATTTCGCACTCACGTCCGTTTCAGGGACTCTGTCCGAGGATTCTAACCGAACAAAGCCTACAGGCATTTTTGTGATCGCCCCCCTGACGCTTTGTGCTCCTTTGACCAATTAAGGCTCTCTCTACCGGGGTGTTCTCCGTCTGCCGGGTCTTGTTTGATATTCTAAGGCGAATCCTTTTTGTATTTATGCTGTTTCTTGCCTTTCCTGTCCTGATCAGCTTATGGAGGTGATTTCAGTGGGAAGTGTTCCTAGGCTGTTTCCTCAAATAATTCTAACACTTTAAAAGTAGTTGGGAAACTCAGTTTTGAGTTGCTCAGAAAGGGCATACTGTCCCTATGCTTTGGGTAAAAACATAGGTAGCAAGTTTATTTGGCTTAGCTCGAAAAAAAACCGGAGCGCGGCTCGGAGTGGGCGGGGACCCGCGGAAAAAATCCAGCCTGACTGCTAAGCCCCCAGGAGAACTTTTTTGTTATTGCCACAAAATCACCAGGGTTCCTGCTGGAAGTTAACCTCCACCCACTCCAAGTTCTGTTCTCCCCAGCTCTTTCCATGAAAGCGTGGGTGGCTCTTAAAAGAGCCTTTGGGTGTCGTTGCGGGcgggcggcggtggcggcgggcgGGCTCACTTGCCCTTCGCCTTGTGGCTCTCGGTCTTCTTGGGCAGCAGGACGGCCTGGATGTTGGGCAGGACGCCCCCCTGGGCGATGGTCACCTTGCCCAGCAGCTTGTTCAGCTCCTCGTCGTTGCGGATGGCCAGCTGCAAGTGGCGCGGGATGATGCGCGTCTTCTTGTTGTCCCGCGCCGCGTTGCCCGCCAGCTCCAGGATCTCGGCCGTCAGGTACTCCAGCACCGCGGCCAGGTAGACGGGCGCCCCGGCCCCGACGCGCTCCGCGTAGTTGCCCTTGCGCAGCAGCCGGTGCACGCGGCCCACGGGGAACTGCAGCCCGGCGCGGGACGAGCGCGTCTTGGCCTTGGCCCGCGCCTTGCCGCCTTGCTTTCCGCGTCCGGACATTCTGGTTCAATTCAGCGaagcacaaagaaacaaaaacaatcttcGAAATGTGGAATAAAAAACCCGCCTTGTCCCGCTCTTTATATACTTTTTCTAGGTCTTGCAAATCCTTCTTTTGATTGGTCAACCTTAGCCTCCAGCGTCCAATGACCTTGGGACTCCGGACTAACCAATACCAAAAGGACTTCTGTGAAATCAGCCAACAGGAGAGAACGATGCCTAGCCGTCGACCAATGAGAACGCATCGTCCGGAAAACCAAAATTCCGAAgagttttttcctcttccttttgcgtCAATGCGGCTGTTAGCCAATAGCAACGAGAGCATTTTAGGCGCCTTATTTGCATATCGGCCCTATAAATAGAAGGCTGGCGGCTAAGTTCAGTTTATTTTCTGCTGTTGTGCCACGGCGCGAGTAGAACAAAAAATGCCCGAGCCGGCCAAGTCCGCGCCGGTGCCCAAGAAGGGCTCCAAGAAGGCCATCACCAAGACGCAGAAGAAGGGCGACAAGAAGCGCAAGAAGAGCCGCAAGGAGAGCTACTCCATCTACGTGTACAAGGTGCTGAAGCAGGTCCACCCGGACACGGGCATCTCCTCCAAGGCCATGAGCATCATGAACTCCTTCGTCAACGACATCTTCGAGCGCATCGCGGCCGAGGCCTCCCGCCTGGCGCACTACAACAAGCGCTCCACCATCACCTCCCGCGAGATCCAGACGGCCGTGCGCCTGCTGCTGCCCGGCGAGCTGGCCAAGCACGCCGTCTCCGAGGGCACCAAGGCCGTCACCAAGTATACCAGCTCCAAGTAGCGCCTCTTGCCCGCGGAGCAAAAAGTTCCCAATCCAAGTACCAAAGGCTCTTCTAAGAGCCACCCACTTGGCCCAAGGAGGAGCTGCTGTTACTGCAGTGACGTTCGGGCTCATCGGATAAAAACGATCAGTAACCTTGTAGCATTTCAAAGGATGAATATATCCCCTGAAGTTCTAAGGGAGGAAAGTCATCTTCCTTAACTAGCTGAATTGGTAAACTAGGAAGGTAAGTTAGGTTTCCAGTTGGCTTAAAGTCATGGGGGCTGTCGTCTTCACGTATATGGATGATGCCCCGAGGAGAAATGTCTTAGGCCCAAATTGAATTAAACCTGCTTTGAAGCAGCCTCCAAttgtcttcatttttaaaaagaacccacTGGCCCGTACGGGGATCGAACCCGCGACCTTGGCGTTATTAGCACCACGCTCTAACCAACTGAGCTAACCGGCCAGCCGTGGTTTGAGTTTACTTAACCCCCTAGTGAAGCTAATCAAGCCGAATTATACTCTAAACTGCACCGTTCAATAGTATTACATGGTCACATCACATTGGTCAATTCGGATTCCTTGAACCCCTTGCCCTAAGCACTTTCCATCCTGATTGCTGCAGCACATTTTAAAACACCAGACTCTATAGAAAccctttagtattttttttattttaaatcctaTTCATCCTCAAATGAAATTCTATTCATCCTCTgttgaaaaatgcaaaatacCAATGAAATAAACCCAATTAAAGCTGATCCTTAAAATGAGTAAGAatttaaagtagaaaataaaagCTTTCCCTTTTTCCTAAATATTGAGAGTAGGACTCCTGTTAAAACTGCAGGAGAAGGTCCTTTCCCACATACTCAGCAATAGagctttgtggagtccttggcgctctctgagccttgttgtttccttgcagacgtttcattgccagactaggcaacatcttcagtgcgaagagggagtgggccttgctctccaagtgaagcaaggccctctccctcttagCACTGAAGaggctgcctagtctggcaatgaaacgtctgcaaggaaacaacaaggctcagagagcgccaaggactccacagttcaaccctgagctacaaatatttgattTGAATAGAGCTTTGATGGTGGTGGCATCTTCCAAACGGCCCCTCTTTATGATCTAaaccggtgtttctcaaacttggtgattttaagatgtctggatttcagctcccagaattccccagccagcatcttaaagttgtcgaggttgagaaacactgatctaagcaaCTGAGCTGTTTCATCAAGACAGAGGCAGTCCCTTAAACGGTCAGATCCTAAGAGTTTCGTCAACAAGGATGCCCTAAATTGTGCCCAGTTAGCAACTGGTAAACAATGCAGATCTTCTAGTATAGGCATTGTATGTTTTCTGTCCCTTGCTTTCAGATTGTGGTTACGGGTAGCCCTTTCTGAAGTACAACAGTCAAAATGGGTTGTAAGTAAGGCATGAGTAACTTGCTGACTGGCTCAAGGAAGTTGGTGTACTAGTGTAAATGTGCAAATATGCTCCTCTGCAAATCCAGGGGTAGCTGGAGGCACGGAGCACTCCCAATTGTGAACCTGCTCTTTCAGAGGGTGTGCAAACCTCAGGGCCgccatggggggggcggggggggcaaccggggcatctGCCCTGGGCGCCAAattgggtgcagaatccatgtttgccccgggtgacacagatcctagttgccaCCCTGGCAAATCTGCCCATAACAAACTTCAGTTGAGTCCAAGAGTCCAGCATTTTCTTTGCCAGCAGCACCTCCATCTTGTCTGGATGTAATTTCAGCTTCTTCTCCCTCATCCATCCTATTATCAAGATTAGGTAACATTCAAGGGTGCTCAATGCTTCCTTGGAGTTTGAAGGGAGGGAACATCAGCGTTGGGTGTCATCAGCGTGTTGATGGCTTCTCAGTCCAAAGTTCCAGATGATGTCCCctaatggtttcatgtagatattaaacagcagACAGAACAAGATGAAGTCCTATGAGACACCAACTCAGTGAGCTGGATGTGGAACAGTAATCCCTCAACATTGTGTTCTGGCATGTCCTAACAGGAAGCATCAGAATCACTGCAAATTAGCACCTCCAAGGCAACTCTGCCAGAtaacccagaaggataccatggtcaacggGAGTGAAAACCTCTGAGGTCCCAAAGGCCTAGCAGGGCCACATATCCCTCATATCATTTCTGCTATACAATAAGTCTTCTATCAAGGCAACCAATGCATTCTCAGGACGGTATTCCAGAAGAAACTTTGTTGAAATGGGTCCAAGAAATCAGTATCATCTAGATATATCTAGAGCTGGTGAGGATACCAATTTTTCATAAGAGACTTTTCATAGTGAGAAGAACTGCAAGGTCAACATAGTGATTGTTCAGTCATGGTCTTATTAGGGCACCCTGTAAAACATGCAGAGACACATCCTGTGTTCAGGGAGGTGTTGATGTAACCCACTTGGTCAACTGAATCAACCAGGAAGGGCAAGGACTAAGCAAGAAATTGCTGGACATCTCTCTCACCCAGTCCAAATCTTTACGATCTAACAAGCCAGAAAGGAACCACGTGAGCTTGACTAGCAATTGGCAGAGTTACTGCCCTATGGGCTGACGGTATGAATCCATGCCAAGGTGCATGTCCTGATAAAGTATCTTTCTGGGGCTGCTTTTCCgaatcatatacacacacaaacatacaaagaaataaacaaaaacgtaagggcattttttaaaacgCCCCTTTTCACAACATATAATGCTCAGCGTTTATACAGAGATCTCTGTTTTGAGCAGGAATCAACACCCGGGCGTCAGAAAGAGCTGTGACCCGCACAGAGGGCCTGCCGTCACTCAGCCGTACCGCTCTTTTCCCATGGCACGTAGGAATCATTTTGATTCCCGGTCAAAAACGAGACCAGAGAATTGGAAAGCTCAACGGAACGTGACCTCCCCCGAAAAGCGGGGAAATGCATCGGGAGCCTAGTTGCACTACAGGAGTCCAGAGAACGCAGCTTATAAAGAGCCCGGATAGCTCAGTCGGTAGAGCATCAGACTTTTAATCTGAGGGTCCAGGGTTCAAGTCCCTGTTCGGGCGGCgatttcctttttctccccatGAGTGTTGGCTTGTGCCTTTCGTTTGCTCGGCTTTCCCAGCCCGCTGCAGCGAGGACTTTAAAATCCCGGACGAATAATCCGCCTTATTAGatgtccacttttttttttgccacgtGCCCATATCCGGTCAAGACAAGGAAAGGCGCAGTTGCTGTGCCGGGCTCCACCTTTTCCCATTTGCAGCCCCCCAGCCCAAAAcccttggactacaactcccatccgcCGCCGCCTAGCCCAGCTACCTTTTCCTCCTCCTAGCGTCCCAAACTGGAAACAAAAGAAGGGGGGAGGCATCTTTGCGATGTTGCATtcaacagcaaaaataaaatcGAGTCTCTGCGGTCCTGCATACGCGTGCTCAGAAGTCAGTCCCACGATGTTTGACGGCTATTCTTCCGGACACGAGTTTGCATCTTCCAGATCTTGCCCTTCTTGCTTTTTCCTCGGTTGGAATCAATCCAAGTTTTCTTCTCCAGGCCGCGTAAAGGCGGGTTACAAAGTTTCTAGAAGGATGCATTGAAAGCTGCTCCCTTAACTTCGCTCGCCAGCTTTTAATTCAAAGATTTTCCTTCCCTTTCgttaggggaaaaaagaagaaaagagctaGCAGAGGATGGTTTCGATCCATCGACCTCTGGGTTATGGGCCCAGCACGCTTCCGCTGCGCCACTCTGCTTTCTTTCAAACCATTTTTCTAATCTCCCTTAAAAGCAAATTTATCCGGTTTCCTAATAGACTCACATGCTGTTCTGTTTGGTGAGTTAGATTTGCTGATAGCTCAATATTACAAAGAAATTAAGCTGGAATGGTCCCGACAAACacaatgaatgaaattaaagagaTAGAGCAGATACCACTAACATGGGAAGAGGCATATATACAGTAACTCTGATTCTCAAAGAAGGGAAGGATCCACAGAAACCAGAGTtaggtagaccagtgtttctcaaccttgtccacgttaagatgtgtggactacaactcccagaattccccagccagcatgagcatttgttgttgttgttgttcttgttgaatGCAGACTAGAAACTTTGTACAACAGTACTAGCTGAACGTCTAAAGAAATGGGTTCCAGACATAATACAAATGGACCAAACAGGTTAAATTCCAAAGAGGAACATTAAAGATAACAGCAAGTTTATAATTAACAAATATGAACCTATcaataaaaaaaagcagcagtaaTGTTTCTAGATGCAGAAAAAAAACTTTGGACAACCTGCAGATCCCATTTCTTTTCAAGACTTCTGGATcttgaaaaaaaagaacagctgtaATTTCCTGAAAAGCTAAGGAAGAAGAGAAGTCGGCCACCAAGGGATAAACTGTCACAAATCTGCATAAAATGCATGATCCAGATTTACTCTTTGCTGCAATCATTTGAGTCTATCATGTTTGaagaaagctgttttttttaaatataatgggGCCTGTAAATTCTGATTTGACCAGAACACTTTGAGAACTCTAATCTTGCCAGTTAAGTCTAAGAGTACTAccagattctttttgattttgGGGTACCACAGCTTAATACCGCTCTCCTCTGACAATCTCTAGGGTTCAAGCAACTCCCCAGCCAAGACCCCAGCACcagcttctgattttttaaatatatttttattagaatttttcgaTACAGCAAAAGTATACAAAAAAAAGGCAAAgttgaaaaaggaatgaaaagagaagaaaacattgttaacacctttctatcaagtaattatcatcttattcttttccccatcctctttaccccttttaatccccaaatccagaaatcatcaattcagtctttgcTTCTTTCAACCAAAAATCCATAAAGTTTTCAGTCCTTCAAAATAGTCTTTGTCGTTTTTTTCCCTGACCAGATTATTGTGTGCAAAAAGATGGGAAAGTAATGAAATACCTACCTtggaagactggattataaaATGAACTGCAGAGCACCAGATTCTGATCATACAGGACTCAATGGCTTTCAGAATGTTTCAAAGTCTACAAATGGGTTCTTGAGGGCCTGTGCCAAAAGCTCTGGTCTGATAACCAATCAGTGACTAAGCCATATTCAAGGGGAATTCTTTGGCTAACCTCATCAACAAAGCAGGGTCGGCCCTCGATTTctcggatgggagaccacaaagaAATCCCCAATCCTGGGAGACCATAGCCAGCCAAGAAAACTTCCTGAGTGCAATTACCTGGAATACAGCatctttacctttattgtaagtaACTCAGGGTCAGTTTTTTATATTCAggagaaataggcaatgaaaacttttgaacataatttttatatgtatattaatgaaatattacagttaaGGATCAAATAATatacataatttaaatttatggtcAACAAAGCCACAGACTagttaaagcaaaataaaaacagaagaattctaccatagattcaggcattccaacatcaCATAGCATTGCTATGACCATATTCACGTTGCCCAATTACATCACATTTTTGCTCTAACATATGaacaagcctcttcttttttaaacttgtttttttctgatggaatcttccttttctccattagcag includes:
- the LOC134497444 gene encoding histone H2A type 2-C-like, which codes for MSGRGKQGGKARAKAKTRSSRAGLQFPVGRVHRLLRKGNYAERVGAGAPVYLAAVLEYLTAEILELAGNAARDNKKTRIIPRHLQLAIRNDEELNKLLGKVTIAQGGVLPNIQAVLLPKKTESHKAKGK
- the LOC134497445 gene encoding histone H2B 1/2/3/4/6-like; translated protein: MPEPAKSAPVPKKGSKKAITKTQKKGDKKRKKSRKESYSIYVYKVLKQVHPDTGISSKAMSIMNSFVNDIFERIAAEASRLAHYNKRSTITSREIQTAVRLLLPGELAKHAVSEGTKAVTKYTSSK